In Rheinheimera sp. MM224, one DNA window encodes the following:
- a CDS encoding TonB-dependent receptor family protein codes for MTVRPTLLAVAVAQSFLMTSVFAETADELAAVEKITIVGHKEDPTKSTGSAYVVSEKELQKFEFTNVHSILRSVPGVYVREEDGQGTFPRVGIRASSSGRSDRISIMEDGIPAAMAPYANTSAYYFPNVGRMSAVEVLKGPEVLLYGPQTASGAVNLVSTAIPTEAKGFLNAELASFDGKKIHANYGDTQGQWGYLLETYQRENDGFHQLDRSDRDTGMDQAEYLAKLRWQSATDARFKQSVNLKFLNADEINNVSYLGVTDADFSADPDRRYGLSELEQMRRGRESVSVQHQIELAADTSVTTTLYRNETYRNYKRLNQINGVGIATTGGLNWIVNNQLAGTTPDNGAELIQGILQGTADTTHANGVRYGLNYQNFDSKGAQIELDQGFVIGQWSHNLRAGVRRHEDETYSLGGANAIYDQRSGQLVFVSETAGTVTPGNAKATALWLADEISVQNWIFLPVVRTEKIDSRANLNVEQTALNSNELSKTTAGLGLNYSLTDEWTLLAGMHQGFAPPGNSASQGTKGEESDNYEAGVRFRRDRTGVDIVSFYSDYSNALRNCLVANPCPGGVVDGTEQTGSKEVYGVEIGAFSELYRQGAYVMPIRATYTYTDGEYTKASDSASGVQKGDVLDYTPKHIGSVQLGVEYDSLWQSYLALSYVDGSCSTTTCERAAVDAEFLATQSLFSVDWSLTYRLNEFTQLYGKVENLFDQQRITHRGADGARGNSGRSGALGLRVNF; via the coding sequence ATGACAGTTCGACCAACCTTGCTTGCTGTGGCAGTAGCTCAGTCCTTTTTAATGACCTCTGTTTTTGCTGAAACAGCTGATGAACTAGCCGCGGTAGAAAAAATTACCATAGTGGGACACAAAGAAGACCCAACTAAATCCACGGGTTCTGCTTATGTAGTCAGCGAAAAAGAGCTGCAAAAATTCGAATTTACCAATGTGCACAGTATTTTACGTTCTGTGCCTGGTGTCTATGTTCGTGAAGAAGACGGTCAGGGCACTTTCCCGCGTGTTGGGATCAGAGCATCGTCTTCGGGGCGTAGCGATCGGATTTCTATTATGGAAGACGGTATCCCAGCGGCCATGGCTCCTTATGCCAATACCTCGGCCTATTATTTTCCAAACGTGGGCCGCATGAGTGCGGTTGAAGTATTAAAGGGCCCTGAAGTATTGCTTTATGGTCCTCAAACAGCGAGTGGTGCCGTGAATCTGGTCTCTACTGCTATACCAACTGAGGCCAAAGGTTTTCTGAACGCAGAACTTGCCAGCTTTGATGGTAAAAAAATACATGCAAATTATGGTGATACCCAAGGCCAATGGGGCTATTTGCTTGAGACTTATCAAAGAGAAAATGATGGCTTTCATCAGCTTGACCGTTCAGACCGTGATACCGGCATGGATCAAGCTGAATATTTGGCGAAGTTACGCTGGCAAAGTGCTACAGATGCGCGCTTTAAACAAAGTGTAAATCTGAAGTTTTTAAATGCAGATGAAATCAACAATGTCTCTTATCTGGGCGTTACAGATGCTGATTTTTCCGCTGATCCGGATCGTCGTTATGGCTTAAGTGAGTTAGAACAGATGCGCCGTGGCCGCGAAAGTGTCAGTGTACAACACCAGATTGAGCTGGCTGCAGATACCTCTGTCACCACGACCTTGTATCGCAACGAGACTTACCGTAATTACAAAAGATTAAATCAAATCAATGGGGTAGGTATAGCAACCACGGGGGGGCTTAACTGGATTGTGAATAATCAGCTGGCCGGAACTACGCCTGACAATGGTGCTGAACTTATCCAGGGAATTTTGCAAGGCACTGCCGATACCACTCATGCCAATGGCGTACGTTATGGCTTGAACTACCAGAACTTTGACTCCAAAGGGGCTCAGATTGAACTGGATCAGGGTTTTGTGATCGGGCAGTGGAGCCACAACCTTCGTGCTGGTGTGCGCCGTCATGAAGATGAAACCTATTCGCTTGGTGGTGCAAATGCCATTTATGATCAGCGCAGTGGTCAACTGGTGTTTGTTTCCGAAACTGCAGGGACTGTCACACCGGGTAATGCCAAAGCGACAGCATTGTGGTTGGCGGATGAAATCAGTGTTCAGAACTGGATCTTTTTACCTGTAGTGCGCACTGAAAAAATTGATAGCAGAGCCAATCTCAATGTGGAACAGACAGCGTTAAACAGCAATGAGTTAAGCAAAACGACAGCTGGTTTGGGTCTAAACTACAGCCTGACGGATGAGTGGACTTTGCTGGCAGGTATGCATCAGGGTTTTGCGCCTCCTGGCAATAGCGCAAGTCAGGGCACTAAAGGTGAAGAAAGTGATAACTATGAAGCTGGTGTGCGTTTTCGCCGGGATCGCACTGGTGTAGATATAGTGTCGTTTTATAGTGATTACAGCAATGCGCTGCGAAACTGTCTGGTTGCCAATCCTTGCCCTGGTGGTGTGGTGGATGGTACAGAGCAAACGGGCTCAAAAGAAGTGTATGGTGTTGAAATTGGTGCTTTTAGTGAACTGTATCGTCAGGGCGCTTATGTGATGCCAATCCGTGCCACTTACACATACACCGATGGTGAATACACTAAAGCCTCAGACTCGGCCTCCGGTGTACAAAAAGGCGACGTGCTCGATTACACACCAAAACATATAGGCTCGGTTCAACTGGGCGTGGAATACGACAGCTTGTGGCAATCCTATCTGGCGCTAAGTTATGTCGACGGCAGCTGTTCAACCACCACTTGTGAACGAGCCGCTGTGGATGCTGAGTTTTTAGCGACACAATCCTTATTTAGTGTGGATTGGAGTTTGACCTACCGTTTGAATGAGTTCACTCAGCTTTATGGCAAAGTTGAAAACCTGTTTGATCAGCAACGTATCACCCATAGAGGTGCTGATGGTGCACGAGGTAACAGTGGCCGCTCTGGCGCTTTAGGGCTCAGAGTCAATTTCTAA
- a CDS encoding LysR family transcriptional regulator, producing MNIKNKDLNLLLLFKVLYEELNVSSAANRLNLSQPALSHKLNKLRHEFADPLFVRAARGLTPTPKAISISAEILQLVSSLEGFYQHQSGTDFLTQADRLVIYSTDYIESVLLPDLLAVLAEQAPAVQLVLRHTQGTLPKQQLERGDCDLAIAGFYRDLPESFYQQKLQTEDFVVLMRSQHSLAKQTLSIEDYCQARHIVTTLTGDLDGLVDQELAKSGLARQVCAGLSGFLSPAHLVAKNDVLLTCLKSVAEIAQKANPDLRIIPCPVLLPQVQISQVWHSRTQDDPLRRWLRQQIHQLLLK from the coding sequence ATGAATATTAAAAACAAAGATCTGAATTTATTGCTGCTGTTTAAAGTGCTGTATGAAGAGCTGAATGTCAGTTCGGCAGCGAACCGACTGAATCTGAGCCAACCAGCGCTGAGTCATAAACTGAATAAACTACGCCACGAATTTGCCGATCCATTGTTTGTCCGTGCGGCCCGCGGCTTAACACCCACCCCCAAAGCTATTAGTATTTCTGCTGAAATACTGCAGCTGGTATCCTCGCTGGAAGGTTTTTATCAGCACCAGAGTGGCACAGATTTTTTAACGCAAGCCGACAGGCTGGTGATTTACAGTACTGACTATATAGAAAGTGTATTGTTACCTGATTTACTCGCTGTGCTGGCAGAACAAGCCCCAGCGGTACAACTGGTGCTGCGCCATACGCAGGGCACCTTGCCTAAACAGCAGTTGGAGCGCGGCGATTGTGATCTGGCTATAGCCGGCTTTTATCGTGATTTGCCGGAAAGCTTTTATCAGCAAAAACTACAGACTGAGGACTTTGTGGTGTTGATGCGTTCCCAGCATTCGCTGGCTAAGCAGACACTTAGCATCGAAGACTATTGCCAGGCCCGTCATATAGTCACCACACTGACCGGCGATCTGGATGGTTTGGTTGATCAGGAATTAGCAAAATCTGGCTTGGCGCGTCAGGTTTGTGCCGGGCTTTCTGGTTTTTTATCACCAGCTCATTTAGTCGCTAAAAATGATGTGCTGCTGACCTGCCTGAAATCAGTGGCTGAGATAGCACAAAAAGCCAATCCTGATTTGCGGATCATTCCCTGCCCTGTACTATTACCGCAAGTGCAAATCAGCCAGGTCTGGCATTCAAGAACACAAGACGATCCGCTAAGACGTTGGTTACGACAACAGATCCATCAGTTGTTGCTCAAATAG
- a CDS encoding type 1 glutamine amidotransferase domain-containing protein produces MTLATRVIQLGLAAALTLSSSFVMAAEKVLIVVTSHSQMGTTSEKTGYWLGEVTHPYKELVDAGIDVDIASIAGGKAPVDERSLADADTTNQWFIADNKHNAKLQQTLKLADLKASDYKAVLFAGGHGTMWDFPQDKAVQQFAADLYQNNGIVAAVCHGPAALLNIKLADGSYLIAGKQVTGFSNTEEEQVKLTQVVPFSLQDQLTKRGASYSAAADWQSKVVVDQRLVTGQNPQSAAAVGEALVKLLTTK; encoded by the coding sequence ATGACATTAGCAACACGAGTGATACAACTTGGACTGGCTGCAGCTCTGACGTTAAGCAGCAGCTTCGTTATGGCCGCAGAGAAAGTACTGATCGTCGTCACCAGTCATAGCCAAATGGGCACGACCAGTGAAAAAACCGGCTATTGGTTAGGTGAAGTGACACATCCGTATAAAGAGTTGGTGGATGCAGGTATTGACGTAGATATCGCCAGTATTGCTGGTGGTAAAGCGCCAGTGGACGAGCGTAGTCTGGCAGATGCCGATACGACCAATCAGTGGTTTATCGCCGATAACAAACACAATGCGAAACTGCAGCAGACGTTGAAACTGGCGGATTTAAAAGCGTCAGACTATAAAGCAGTGCTCTTTGCAGGTGGCCACGGCACCATGTGGGACTTTCCACAAGACAAGGCGGTACAACAATTTGCAGCTGATTTATACCAGAATAACGGCATAGTGGCGGCAGTCTGTCATGGGCCAGCTGCCTTACTGAATATCAAGTTAGCTGATGGCAGCTACCTGATTGCAGGCAAACAAGTGACTGGTTTTAGTAACACAGAAGAAGAACAGGTGAAATTAACTCAGGTCGTGCCATTTTCGTTGCAAGACCAACTAACCAAACGTGGAGCTAGCTACAGCGCTGCTGCCGACTGGCAATCTAAAGTGGTGGTGGATCAGCGTCTGGTGACAGGTCAAAATCCTCAGTCTGCAGCAGCTGTAGGTGAAGCTTTAGTGAAATTGCTGACCACTAAATAA
- a CDS encoding substrate-binding periplasmic protein, with the protein MWVRFCCVLLSLSVFTTSYAAPKQQVLLLTYHLKAPYVIDWAEQRGLYFDLAVYLNHKTDKYQFTTELMPRKRLDVLLAEPFTDVVVGVQPAWFKPLADKMVFTTPFLHDQDMFVSDARKPVRDQDLARLTGKTFIGSQGYKYKGIDEAVAAGTMERVDTLQEDYVLDMLRLGRGDFTIISSSTLSYKFSHGEHARHFYVATTPHDVIQRRFMLSNTDPQLYQFLQQVVLQMPADQEWQFLLAKYQIQQAIVNP; encoded by the coding sequence ATGTGGGTTCGATTTTGTTGTGTGTTACTGAGTTTAAGCGTTTTCACCACCAGCTATGCAGCGCCAAAGCAGCAGGTGTTATTGCTGACCTACCATTTAAAAGCTCCTTATGTGATTGATTGGGCTGAGCAGCGCGGCTTGTATTTTGATTTAGCTGTTTATCTGAACCATAAAACAGACAAATACCAGTTTACGACTGAGCTGATGCCAAGAAAGCGTCTTGATGTGCTGTTGGCTGAACCTTTTACTGATGTAGTGGTAGGTGTCCAGCCCGCCTGGTTTAAACCATTAGCCGATAAGATGGTTTTTACGACGCCCTTTTTACATGACCAGGATATGTTTGTATCGGATGCCAGAAAGCCTGTTCGGGATCAGGATCTGGCCAGGTTAACCGGCAAAACCTTTATTGGTTCACAAGGCTATAAATACAAAGGTATAGATGAGGCTGTTGCGGCCGGAACTATGGAGCGGGTGGATACCCTGCAGGAAGACTATGTACTGGATATGCTCAGGCTAGGCCGTGGTGATTTTACTATTATCAGTTCTTCAACTTTGTCCTATAAATTCAGTCATGGCGAACATGCCAGGCATTTTTATGTTGCGACTACACCTCATGATGTGATCCAGCGGCGTTTTATGTTAAGTAACACGGATCCGCAGTTGTATCAGTTTTTACAGCAGGTGGTACTGCAAATGCCGGCAGATCAGGAATGGCAGTTTTTGTTAGCTAAATATCAAATTCAACAAGCCATAGTAAATCCATGA